A genomic window from Salvia hispanica cultivar TCC Black 2014 chromosome 5, UniMelb_Shisp_WGS_1.0, whole genome shotgun sequence includes:
- the LOC125190122 gene encoding mitogen-activated protein kinase 9-like isoform X1: protein MGGGTFVDGVRRWFQRRAITNPNSNISNNDHQPHASQDPLPIVQHFDISGLKFIKVPKRLDFPLSNPAMDSHKKGNLETEFFTEYGEATRYQVQEVVGKGSYGVVGSAIDTHNGERVAIKKINDVFEHVSDATRILREIKLLRLLRHPDIVEIKHIMLPPSRREFRDIYVVFELMESDLHQVIKANDDLTPEHYQFFLYQLLRGLKYTHSANVFHRDLKPKNILANADCKLKICDFGLARVSFNDAPSAIFWTDYVATRWYRAPELCGSFFSKYTPAIDIWSIGCIFAEMLSGKPLFPGKNVVHQLDLMTDLLGTPPPESIARIRNEKARRYLSSMRKKQPVPFSQKFPDADPLALNLLEKLLAFDPKDRPTAEEALNDPYFHGLSNGEREPSTVPISKLEFEFERRKLTKDDVRELIYREILEYHPHMLEEYLQGGEQTSGFMYPSGVDWFKRQFAHLEEHKGKGEKSTPLLRQHASLPRERVPAPKEEPEDNDFEQQNAASVATTLDSPTGNDGMNSSAQNGHKGNVSARSLLKSASISASKCIGVKEKKNTEEEPIEENNEEDVLSEKIAALHA from the exons ATGGGGGGAGGCACATTCGTGGACGGAGTTCGTCGCTGGTTCCAAAGACGAGCGATTACCAATCCCAATTccaatattagtaataatgATCATCAGCCGCATGCATCACAAGACCCCCTTCCCATTGTTCAACACTTTGATATTTCGGGCCTCAAGTTCATTAAAGTCCCCAAGCGTCTCGATTTCCCACTTTCTAACCCCGCCATGGATTCCCACAAAAAG GGTAATCTGGAAACCGAATTTTTTACAGAGTACGGGGAGGCGACTAGGTATCAGGTCCAAGAAGTTGTTGGCAAAGGTAGCTACGGCGTTGTAGGTTCTGCCATCGATACTCACAACGGAGAGAGGGTTGCAATTAAAAAGATCAATGATGTCTTTGAGCATGTCTCTGATGCCACGCGGATCCTCAGAGAAATCAAGCTTCTTCGTCTGCTTCGCCATCCTGACATTGTTGAAATCAAGCACATAATGCTTCCTCCTTCTCGGAGGGAATTCAGAGATATCTATgttgtttttgaattgatGGAGTCTGATCTTCACCAAGTGATTAAAGCAAATGACGACTTAACACCAGAGCATTATCAGTTTTTCCTCTACCAGCTCCTGCGTGGCTTGAAATACACCCACTCAG CAAATGTGTTCCATCGGGATTTAAAGCCGAAGAACATACTTGCTAATGCTGACTGTAAGTTGAAGATATGTGATTTTGGTCTAGCTCGTGTGTCGTTTAATGATGCCCCATCAGCAATATTTTGGACT GATTATGTTGCAACTCGATGGTATCGTGCTCCAGAGCTATGCGGTTCCTTTTTCTCTAAA TATACACCTGCTATTGATATTTGGAGCATCGGATGCATATTTGCTGAGATGCTTAGTGGAAAACCATTATTTCCCGGGAAAAATGTGGTGCATCAGTTAGACTTAATGACTGATTTGCTTGGCACTCCACCTCCAGAATCTATTGCAAGG ATCAGGAATGAAAAGGCTCGGAGATATCTGAGCAGTATGCGGAAGAAACAACCTGTTCCGTTCTCTCAGAAATTCCCTGATGCTGATCCTTTGGCTCTTAACTTGCTAGAAAAGCTTCTGGCGTTTGATCCTAAAGATAGACCGACCGctgaagaa GCGTTGAATGATCCCTACTTTCACGGGTTGTCAAACGGAGAGCGTGAACCATCAACTGTACCAATATCGAagcttgagtttgaatttgagaGGAGGAAATTGACTAAAGATGATGTTAGGGAGCTGATTTATAGAGAG ATTCTCGAGTATCATCCTCATATGCTTGAAGAGTATCTCCAAGGTGGAGAGCAGACTAGTGGCTTCATGTATCCAAG TGGCGTCGATTGGTTCAAGAGACAGTTTGCCCATCTTGAAGAGCACAAAGGTAAAGGTGAAAAAAGCACTCCTCTACTGAGACAACATGCTTCATTACCTAG AGAGCGTGTCCCTGCACCAAAAGAAGAACCCGAAGATAATGATTTTGAGCAACAAAATGCAGCTTCTGTTGCTACGACTCTAGATAGCCCCACTGGGAATGATGGCATGAACAGTAGTGCCCAAAACGGCCACAAGGGAAACGTCAGCGCTCGTAGCTTGTTGAAGAGTGCAAGCATCAGTGCTTCCAAATGCATTGGtgtcaaagaaaagaaaaacaccGAG GAAGAGCCAATCGAAGAAAACAATGAAGAAGATGTGTTATCAGAGAAAATTGCTGCCCTACATGCTTGA
- the LOC125190122 gene encoding mitogen-activated protein kinase 9-like isoform X2, whose product MLPPSRREFRDIYVVFELMESDLHQVIKANDDLTPEHYQFFLYQLLRGLKYTHSANVFHRDLKPKNILANADCKLKICDFGLARVSFNDAPSAIFWTDYVATRWYRAPELCGSFFSKYTPAIDIWSIGCIFAEMLSGKPLFPGKNVVHQLDLMTDLLGTPPPESIARIRNEKARRYLSSMRKKQPVPFSQKFPDADPLALNLLEKLLAFDPKDRPTAEEALNDPYFHGLSNGEREPSTVPISKLEFEFERRKLTKDDVRELIYREILEYHPHMLEEYLQGGEQTSGFMYPSGVDWFKRQFAHLEEHKGKGEKSTPLLRQHASLPRERVPAPKEEPEDNDFEQQNAASVATTLDSPTGNDGMNSSAQNGHKGNVSARSLLKSASISASKCIGVKEKKNTEEEPIEENNEEDVLSEKIAALHA is encoded by the exons ATGCTTCCTCCTTCTCGGAGGGAATTCAGAGATATCTATgttgtttttgaattgatGGAGTCTGATCTTCACCAAGTGATTAAAGCAAATGACGACTTAACACCAGAGCATTATCAGTTTTTCCTCTACCAGCTCCTGCGTGGCTTGAAATACACCCACTCAG CAAATGTGTTCCATCGGGATTTAAAGCCGAAGAACATACTTGCTAATGCTGACTGTAAGTTGAAGATATGTGATTTTGGTCTAGCTCGTGTGTCGTTTAATGATGCCCCATCAGCAATATTTTGGACT GATTATGTTGCAACTCGATGGTATCGTGCTCCAGAGCTATGCGGTTCCTTTTTCTCTAAA TATACACCTGCTATTGATATTTGGAGCATCGGATGCATATTTGCTGAGATGCTTAGTGGAAAACCATTATTTCCCGGGAAAAATGTGGTGCATCAGTTAGACTTAATGACTGATTTGCTTGGCACTCCACCTCCAGAATCTATTGCAAGG ATCAGGAATGAAAAGGCTCGGAGATATCTGAGCAGTATGCGGAAGAAACAACCTGTTCCGTTCTCTCAGAAATTCCCTGATGCTGATCCTTTGGCTCTTAACTTGCTAGAAAAGCTTCTGGCGTTTGATCCTAAAGATAGACCGACCGctgaagaa GCGTTGAATGATCCCTACTTTCACGGGTTGTCAAACGGAGAGCGTGAACCATCAACTGTACCAATATCGAagcttgagtttgaatttgagaGGAGGAAATTGACTAAAGATGATGTTAGGGAGCTGATTTATAGAGAG ATTCTCGAGTATCATCCTCATATGCTTGAAGAGTATCTCCAAGGTGGAGAGCAGACTAGTGGCTTCATGTATCCAAG TGGCGTCGATTGGTTCAAGAGACAGTTTGCCCATCTTGAAGAGCACAAAGGTAAAGGTGAAAAAAGCACTCCTCTACTGAGACAACATGCTTCATTACCTAG AGAGCGTGTCCCTGCACCAAAAGAAGAACCCGAAGATAATGATTTTGAGCAACAAAATGCAGCTTCTGTTGCTACGACTCTAGATAGCCCCACTGGGAATGATGGCATGAACAGTAGTGCCCAAAACGGCCACAAGGGAAACGTCAGCGCTCGTAGCTTGTTGAAGAGTGCAAGCATCAGTGCTTCCAAATGCATTGGtgtcaaagaaaagaaaaacaccGAG GAAGAGCCAATCGAAGAAAACAATGAAGAAGATGTGTTATCAGAGAAAATTGCTGCCCTACATGCTTGA
- the LOC125186996 gene encoding uncharacterized GPI-anchored protein At4g28100, with protein sequence MFQSITFSLTFLLFITPLPALPILPDPDPAAVQTQTLHRPPPATIPAFPEQSDASACPLDLPDQLFRDIKSACGPNSYSGQLHRSRCCPVLAAWLYSAYSDTALRPSAAAKSPPAYEMPVLPEDSETCVDSLEKALGGRGIQLRRPNDTCDVVYCYCGIRLHPFTCSEAFRLNSRGKLVGGEAVENLERDCAAGRGGCSKCLNSLYLLNGERGGRSNRTERTNKMHNQDCQLMGITWLLNKDRSAYIHTVSAVLRALMMNTDDASDPTFCSLNSDGMPLAVDSSEINDQSSSTFLKVSLHKYLVPLCLLYMSILWFVI encoded by the exons ATGTTCCAAAGCATCACATTCTCCCTCACTTTCCTCCTCTTTATCACACCACTCCCCGCTCTCCCCATCCTACCCGACCCGGACCCCGCCGCCGTCCAAACCCAAACCCTCCACCGCCCCCCGCCGGCCACCATCCCCGCCTTCCCGGAGCAATCCGACGCATCCGCCTGCCCCCTCGACCTCCCCGACCAGCTCTTCCGCGACATCAAATCCGCCTGCGGCCCCAACTCCTACTCGGGGCAGCTCCACCGCAGCCGCTGCTGCCCCGTCCTCGCCGCCTGGCTCTACTCCGCCTACTCCGACACCGCATTGcgcccctccgccgccgccaaaTCCCCGCCCGCCTACGAGATGCCCGTGCTCCCCGAAGACTCCGAGACGTGCGTCGATTCGCTCGAGAAGGCGCTCGGCGGGAGGGGCATCCAGCTCCGCCGCCCTAACGACACGTGCGACGTCGTTTACTGCTATTGCGGCATCCGATTGCACCCTTTCACCTGCTCCGAGGCGTTTAGGCTCAATTCGCGCGGGAAATTGGTCGGCGGGGAGGCGGTGGAGAATTTGGAGAGGGATTGCGCCGCCGGGCGCGGCGGTTGCTCAAAGTGCCTCAACAGCCTTTATTTG CTCAACGGGGAAAGAGGCGGAAGAAGCAACAGAACAGAGCGGACGAACAAGATGCACAACCAGGACTGTCAGCTCATGGGTATCACTTGGCTTCTGAACAAGGACCGATCTGCGTACATACACACTGTATCTGCAGTTCTAAGGGCTCTCATGATGAATACAGACGACGCCTCTGATCCGACTTTCTGCAGCCTCAACAGCGACGGCATGCCTCTTGCAGTCGACTCTTCAGAAATCAACGATCAGTCATCATCAACATTTTTGAAAGTAAGCCTTCACAAGTACCTAGTGCCACTTTGTTTGCTATACATGAGCATTCTTTGGTTTGTCATTTGA
- the LOC125188601 gene encoding actin-interacting protein 1-2 isoform X2 — protein MAELKETFACVPSTERGRGILISGDPKTNSILYTNGRSVIIRYLDRPLEVKVYGEHMYPATVARYSPNGEWIASGDVSGTVRLWGTHNDFVLKKEYRVLSGRIDDLQWSADGERIVACGDGKGTSFVRAFVWDSGSNVGEFDGHSKRVLSCAFKPTRPFRIVSCGEDFLVNYYEGPPFKFKMSHREHSNFVNCIRFSPDGTRFITVSSDKKGVLYDAKTGEMNGELTSEDGHKGSIYAVSWSPDSKRVITVSADKTAKVWEVSADSNGNLVWRIPMLGDQCGDADSVDISCQPSDLSLAILSPDLVMVSHDTGVTLLHGTKVVSTIDLGFTATACSIAPNGNEAVVGAKDGKLHVYSVLGDTLKEEAVLEKHRGPITVIHYSPDISMFASADSNREVVVWDRATHEIKLKNMLYHTARVNCLAWSPNNELIATGSLDTCVIVYKIDKPADQRITIKGAHLGGVYGLAFSDDNTVVSSGEDACVRIWKVTPPQ, from the exons ATGGCGGAGCTCAAGGAGACTTTCGCGTGCGTGCCGTCGACGGAGCGCGGCCGCGGCATTTTGATTTCAGGCGATCCGAAAACGAACTCAATCCTCTACACCAACGGCCGATCCGTCATCATTCGCTACCTCGACCGCCCGCTCGAGGTCAAGGTCTACGGCGAGCACATGTACCCCGCCACCGTGGCGCGCTACTCGCCCAACGGCGAGTGGATCGCCTCGGGCGACGTGTCCGGCACCGTGCGGCTCTGGGGGACGCACAACGATTTCGTCCTCAAGAAGGAGTACCGTGTCCTCTCGGGCCGGATCGATGATCTCCAGTGGTCTGCCGATGGCGAGCGCATTGTCGCATGCGGCGACGGCAAGGGGACATCCTTCGTTCGCGCATTTGT GTGGGACTCAGGAAGCAATGTTGGAGAATTTGATGGGCATTCAAAAAGAGTTTTGAGTTGTGCCTTTAAGCCAACAAGACCTTTTCGAATTGTATCATGTGGCGAGGACTTTTTGGTTAACTATTATGAAGGACCTCCATTTAAGTTCAAGATGTCACACAG GGAACactcaaattttgtgaattgcATTCGCTTTTCTCCTGACGGGACCAGATTTATTACTGTAAGCTCTGACAAAAAGGGTGTACTTTATGATGCAAAGACTGGAGAAATGAATGGGGAGCTGACTTCTGAGGATGGTCACAAGGGCAGTATATATGCAGTTAGTTGGAGTCCTGACAGCAAAAGG GTCATAACAGTGTCTGCTGACAAAACTGCCAAGGTGTGGGAGGTATCTGCTGATAGTAATGGAAATCTG gTTTGGAGAATTCCTATGCTTGGAGACCAATGTGGGGATGCAGATAGTGTTGATATTTCCTGTCAGCCCAGTGACTTGAGTCTTGCCATTCTTTCTCCTGATCTTGTAATGGTTTCACATGATACTGGTGTTACACTCCTCCATGGTACAAAAGTTGTATCCACTATTGATCTGGGGTTCACTGCGACAGCATGTAGTATTGCACCTAATGGAAATGAAGCTGTTGTGGGTGCTAAGGATGGAAAATTGCATGTCTACTCTGTCCTGGGTGATACACTGAAAGAAGAGGCTGTACTTGAAAAACATCGAGGTCCTATCACTGTCATTCACTACTCACCTGATATTTCCATGTTTGCATCTGCTGATTCTAATAGAGAAGTTGTCGTTTGGGATCGTGCTACTCATGAG ATAAAGCTTAAAAATATGTTATACCATACGGCTCGAGTAAACTGCTTGGCCTGGTCTCCTAATAACGAGTTGATTGCAACTGGATCACTCGACACATGTGTCattgtatataaaatagataagCCAGCAGATCAGCGGATAACTATCAAAGGAGCTCACTTGGGTGGAGTTTATGGATTGGCTTTTAGTGATGACAACACTGTAGTTAGTTCTGGTGAGGATGCTTGTGTCCGCATATGGAAGGTGACACCGCCACAGTGA
- the LOC125188601 gene encoding actin-interacting protein 1-2 isoform X1, translated as MAELKETFACVPSTERGRGILISGDPKTNSILYTNGRSVIIRYLDRPLEVKVYGEHMYPATVARYSPNGEWIASGDVSGTVRLWGTHNDFVLKKEYRVLSGRIDDLQWSADGERIVACGDGKGTSFVRAFVWDSGSNVGEFDGHSKRVLSCAFKPTRPFRIVSCGEDFLVNYYEGPPFKFKMSHREHSNFVNCIRFSPDGTRFITVSSDKKGVLYDAKTGEMNGELTSEDGHKGSIYAVSWSPDSKRVITVSADKTAKVWEVSADSNGNLVKTLTCPGSGGVNDMLVGCLWQNDHIVTVSLGGSIFLYSSTDLDKAPLELSGHMKNINSLVLLKGVPQIILTTSFDGQIIKWLQGKGFSGKLERNVSTQIKCFEALEGEIVASGFDNKVWRIPMLGDQCGDADSVDISCQPSDLSLAILSPDLVMVSHDTGVTLLHGTKVVSTIDLGFTATACSIAPNGNEAVVGAKDGKLHVYSVLGDTLKEEAVLEKHRGPITVIHYSPDISMFASADSNREVVVWDRATHEIKLKNMLYHTARVNCLAWSPNNELIATGSLDTCVIVYKIDKPADQRITIKGAHLGGVYGLAFSDDNTVVSSGEDACVRIWKVTPPQ; from the exons ATGGCGGAGCTCAAGGAGACTTTCGCGTGCGTGCCGTCGACGGAGCGCGGCCGCGGCATTTTGATTTCAGGCGATCCGAAAACGAACTCAATCCTCTACACCAACGGCCGATCCGTCATCATTCGCTACCTCGACCGCCCGCTCGAGGTCAAGGTCTACGGCGAGCACATGTACCCCGCCACCGTGGCGCGCTACTCGCCCAACGGCGAGTGGATCGCCTCGGGCGACGTGTCCGGCACCGTGCGGCTCTGGGGGACGCACAACGATTTCGTCCTCAAGAAGGAGTACCGTGTCCTCTCGGGCCGGATCGATGATCTCCAGTGGTCTGCCGATGGCGAGCGCATTGTCGCATGCGGCGACGGCAAGGGGACATCCTTCGTTCGCGCATTTGT GTGGGACTCAGGAAGCAATGTTGGAGAATTTGATGGGCATTCAAAAAGAGTTTTGAGTTGTGCCTTTAAGCCAACAAGACCTTTTCGAATTGTATCATGTGGCGAGGACTTTTTGGTTAACTATTATGAAGGACCTCCATTTAAGTTCAAGATGTCACACAG GGAACactcaaattttgtgaattgcATTCGCTTTTCTCCTGACGGGACCAGATTTATTACTGTAAGCTCTGACAAAAAGGGTGTACTTTATGATGCAAAGACTGGAGAAATGAATGGGGAGCTGACTTCTGAGGATGGTCACAAGGGCAGTATATATGCAGTTAGTTGGAGTCCTGACAGCAAAAGG GTCATAACAGTGTCTGCTGACAAAACTGCCAAGGTGTGGGAGGTATCTGCTGATAGTAATGGAAATCTGGTAAAAACATTGACGTGTCCTGGATCTGGTGGAGTAAATGACATGCTAGTTGGTTGTCTATGGCAGAATGATCACATAGTCACTGTTTCTCTTGGTGGCAGTATTTTTCTGTACTCTTCCACTGATCTTGACAAAGCTCCTCTAGAATTATCTGgacacatgaaaaatattaattcacTAGTACTGCTGAAAGGTGTCCCCCAAATTATACTAACGACAAGTTTCGATGGCCAAATAATTAAGTGGCTTCAAGGTAAAGGGTTCTCTGGAAAGCTAGAAAGGAATGTTAGCactcaaattaaatgttttgaagctcttgaaggagaaataGTGGCATCAGGATTTGACAACAAG gTTTGGAGAATTCCTATGCTTGGAGACCAATGTGGGGATGCAGATAGTGTTGATATTTCCTGTCAGCCCAGTGACTTGAGTCTTGCCATTCTTTCTCCTGATCTTGTAATGGTTTCACATGATACTGGTGTTACACTCCTCCATGGTACAAAAGTTGTATCCACTATTGATCTGGGGTTCACTGCGACAGCATGTAGTATTGCACCTAATGGAAATGAAGCTGTTGTGGGTGCTAAGGATGGAAAATTGCATGTCTACTCTGTCCTGGGTGATACACTGAAAGAAGAGGCTGTACTTGAAAAACATCGAGGTCCTATCACTGTCATTCACTACTCACCTGATATTTCCATGTTTGCATCTGCTGATTCTAATAGAGAAGTTGTCGTTTGGGATCGTGCTACTCATGAG ATAAAGCTTAAAAATATGTTATACCATACGGCTCGAGTAAACTGCTTGGCCTGGTCTCCTAATAACGAGTTGATTGCAACTGGATCACTCGACACATGTGTCattgtatataaaatagataagCCAGCAGATCAGCGGATAACTATCAAAGGAGCTCACTTGGGTGGAGTTTATGGATTGGCTTTTAGTGATGACAACACTGTAGTTAGTTCTGGTGAGGATGCTTGTGTCCGCATATGGAAGGTGACACCGCCACAGTGA
- the LOC125188735 gene encoding uncharacterized protein LOC125188735 gives MPSSKEEISDSDSDDGFSEDMEALRRACQLIGETPTSTTAASGIASLGSSSEGGSDSEGDDDLQLVQSIQKRFAFPTDLGEEPLKTKPSCTVLPDWSDSDDIEDDYETLRAIQRRFSAYNDGSLKDNFEEFSHTHEQVGATIIDSEKETSNSFVERTNAREGFLNCVDTSEPTGKNVEACDNTGGSSDIAEWNETGVDDEAELPLRTSQFPNSALAFVDAIKKNRLCQKLIRSKMMQVEARMEELDKLIEGVRILKDFQVDSKRRIGRSFSQKKDPRVRLISVPKLKANMKTNENNVPASCKGPPENVHVPNYKEAMATFSIPCNKEKWSKEERENLLKGVKQQFQEILLQQCVDRLNEADGYYESSNVDSIMESIKETDLTPERMRQFLPKVNWEQLTAMYLPRRTGAECQVMYLNHEDPLINHGPWTAMEDKNILHIIQDKGFINWIDFSVTLATNRTPFQCLSRYQRSLNASILKREWTTEEDKQLRAAVETYGESNWQVVANALKGRTGTQCSNRWLKTLHPARKRSGTWTLEEDKRLKVAVTLFGAKTWRKVAKCVPGRTHVQCRERWVNCLDPSIIHGEWTREEDLLLQEAIAKHGYCWSKVAACIPHRTDNLCLRRWKVLCPAEVPLLQTARKIQKVALISNFVDRESERPALGPKDFLLPKPLLCITGNENVDPSTKKKKISRRRRGARKHNEEDDLSSENSEEVLMLTDGNELEMQGSSVHREGTRRSTRLRKRSTRLLDASEGEEITEPRDSDGNNTRKSRPQKKRSGKDADTTSAAVTSDEACFEEYKHLDPVEEPTPEVELGGKDAIVTQPAKASKLHPRKRKSQVLKEVQQTKSKAPRQAVTKRRMKMDKKLTNATDDHPSSFPEPNILIDDTRATEAGSTEGKNIEEMQLALVEIKGDGMNPASSLQQPGDDATSPSPVIVDDLLRKREKSSQIHIFYQCKRRKTGGGDSSKQTLVEEGLRRDDQTCKNQAEAGDDMTIAQILQQIKQKRK, from the exons ATGCCGTCGTCTAAGGAAGAAATCTCTGATTCAGACTCCGACGATGGATTCAGCGAAGACATGGAGGCGCTAAGAAGGGCTTGTCAGCTAATTGGCGAAACACCTACCTCTACAACCGCCGCCTCCGGCATTGCTAGTCTAGGTTCCTCTTCCGAGGGGGGCTCTGACAGTGAGGGAGACGATGACCTTCAATTAGTTCAGAGCATTCAGAAACGGTTCGCCTTTCCTACGGATTTGGGGGAAGAACCTCTCAAGACGAAACCGTCGTGTACCGTGTTACCTGATTGGTCTGACAGCGATGATATTGAGGATGATTACGAAACCCTCCGAGCTATTCAGCGGCGGTTTTCTGCCTATAATGATG GCAGCTTGAAGGACAACTTTGAGGAATTTTCGCACACACATGAGCAGGTGGGTGCTACTATTATAGACTCGGAAAAGGAAACTTCGAATAGCTTTGTTGAGAGAACTAATGCTCGAGAAGGGTTTCTCAATTGTGTAGATACGAGCGAGCCTACTGGAAAGAATGTAGAAGCATGTGATAATACTGGTGGGAGTTCTGATATAGCTGAATGGAATGAAACAGGTGTTGATGATGAGGCTGAATTGCCACTCAGAACTTCTCAATTTCCTAACTCAGCCCTAGCATTTGTTGATGCTATCAAGAAGAACAGATTGTGTCAAAAACTTATAAGGAGTAAGATGATGCAAGTGGAAGCCAGGATGGAGGAACTTGATAAGCTAATAGAGGGTGTCAGAATCCTTAAAGACTTTCAGGTTGATAGCAAGAGGAGGATTGGGAGATCTTTTTCACAGAAAAAAGATCCTCGTGTTCGGTTAATTTCAGTGCCAAAGCTGAAGGCAAACATGAAG ACCAACGAAAATAATGTTCCTGCTTCGTGCAAGGGACCTCCAGAGAATGTACATGTTCCCAACTATAAGGAGGCAATGGCAACATTTTCTATCCCTTGTAATAAGGAGAAGTGGTCTAAGGAAGAGCGGGAGAATCTTTTGAAGGGTGTGAAACAACAGTTTCAGGAAATATTGCTCCAGCAATGTGTTGATCGACTCAA tgAGGCAGATGGATATTATGAGTCAAGTAATGTTGACAGCATCATGGAATCAATTAAAGAAACTGATCTAACACCTGAGAGAATGAGACAATTCTTGCCTAAGGTTAACTGGGAGCAGCTAACTGCTATGTATCTTCCTCGACGGACTGGTGCAGAATGCCAAGTGAT GTATTTAAACCATGAAGACCCCTTAATTAATCATGGCCCTTGGACTGCGATGGAGGACAAGAATATCTTGCACATTATACAAGATAAGGGTTTTATTAACTGGATTGATTTTTCTGTAACACTTGCGACAAACAGAACCCCGTTTCAATGCTTATCACGCTATCAAAGAAGTCTTAATGCTTCAATACTCAAAAGAGAGTGGACCACGGAGGAGGACAAACAACTTCGAGCTGCCGTAGAGACGTATGGTGAGAGCAATTGGCAGGTCGTTGCTAATGCATTAAAAGGAAGAACAGGTACCCAGTGCTCTAATAG ATGGTTGAAGACCCTTCATCCAGCCAGGAAAAGATCTGGAACATGGACTCTAGAGGAAGACAAACGCTTGAAAGTCGCTGTAACACTTTTTGGGGCAAAAACATGGAGAAAAGTAGCCAAGTGTGTACCGGGTCGTACACATGTACAATGCAGAGAAAG ATGGGTCAATTGCTTGGATCCGTCCATCATTCACGGCGAATGGACCAGAGAAGAAGATTTATTATTGCAAGAGGCTATTGCAAAGCATGGATACTGTTGGTCCAAGGTTGCTGCCTGTATTCCTCATCGCACTGATAACCTTTGTTTGAG GAGATGGAAGGTGTTATGTCCAGCTGAAGTTCCTCTGCTGCAAACTGCTAGAAAGATACAAAAGGTTGCTCTGATATCAAATTTTGTCGATAGGGAGTCCGAACGACCTGCCCTTGGACCTAAAGACTTTCTATTGCCAAAGCCATTATTGTGTATTACtggaaatgaaaatgttgatcCTTCTacgaaaaaaaagaaaatatcaagaag GCGAAGGGGGGCACGTAAACATAATGAAGAAGACGACCTTTCCAG TGAAAATTCAGAAGAAGTTCTGATGTTGACTGATGGGAACGAGCTTGAAATGCAAGGAAGCTCCGTTCACAGAGAAGGAACGCGTAGAAGTACACGTTTGCGGAAGAGAAGTACACGGTTACTTGATGCATCCGAGGGGGAAGAGATTACAGAGCCTCGTGATAGTGATGGTAACAATACGAGAAAATCTAGGCCACAGAAGAAGAGATCAGG AAAGGATGCTGATACTACATCTGCTGCAGTTACAAGTGATGAAGCATGCTTTGAAGAGTACAAACATCTTGATCCGGTAGAAGAACCAACTCCAGAGGTTGAACTTGGAGGCAAGGATGCCATCGTCACACAACCTGCAAAGGCTTCTAAGCTGCATCCAAGAAAGCGGAAGAGTCAAGTGCTCAAGGAAGTTCAACAGACGAAGTCCAAAGCGCCAAGGCAAGCTGTGACGAAAAGACGAatgaaaatggataaaaaacTGACCAATGCAACAGATGATCATCCATCGTCTTTCCCTGAGCCAAacattttgattgatgataCGAGAGCAACAGAAGCTGGTTCCACAGAAGGGAAGAACATTGAAGAGATGCAGCTAGCTTTGGTGGAAATAAAAGGGGACGGCATGAATCCCGCCTCATCCCTTCAGCAACCAGGAGATGATGCAACAAGTCCGTCACCAGTAATCGTTGATGACTTGCtgaggaagagagagaaaagttcCCAGATACATATCTTTTACCAGTGTAAAAGGAGAAAAACTGGAGGCGGGGATAGTTCGAAGCAAACGCTAGTGGAAGAGGGATTAAGAAGAGATGATCAAACATGCAAGAATCAAGCTGAGGCTGGAGATGATATGACTATTGCTCAAATTTTGCAGCAAATTAAgcaaaagagaaagtga